The following coding sequences are from one Chanos chanos chromosome 12, fChaCha1.1, whole genome shotgun sequence window:
- the LOC115824974 gene encoding trypsin-3-like — translation MKALIVLVLLGTALAVPVEQSDEKVVGGYECPRHSVPYQASLNAGYHFCGGSLITSQWVISAAHCFDYYTQVRLGEHDIAVNEGTEQFIDAEKLIRHPYYNSYNLDNDIMLIKLSRPAILNSYVQTVPLPSRCPQANEHCMVSGWGNTITNGSDYPDRLQCLWQPIIDHTTCRNAYPHYFTDNMVCSGFMQGGASSCQGDSGGPLVCNGELQGIVSWGYDCAQVGHPSVYVRVCRYNNWIHSVISNN, via the exons ATGAAAGCCCTGATTGTCCTGGTCCTGCTCGGAACAGCAT TGGCTGTCCCTGTGGAGCAGAGCGATGAGAAGGTAGTTGGAGGCTATGAGTGTCCGAGGCACTCTGTACCCTACCAGGCCTCTCTGAACGCTGGATATCACTTCTGTGGTGGCTCCCTGATTACCAGCCAATGGGTCATCTCAGCAGCTCACTGCTTCGACTA TTATACTCAGGTGCGTCTGGGTGAGCATGACATTGCTGTCAATGAGGGGACGGAGCAGTTTATCGACGCTGAAAAGTTGATCAGGCACCCCTATTACAACAGCTACAACCTGGACAATGACATCATGCTGATTAAGCTGAGCCGCCCGGCGATTCTTAACAGCTACGTCCAGACAGTACCACTGCCCAGCCGCTGTCCACAGGCCAATGAACACTGCATGGTCTCCGGCTGGGGCAACACCATCACCAATGGCAGTGA TTACCCTGACAGGCTGCAgtgtctatggcagcccatCATCGATCACACAACCTGCCGCAACGCTTACCCACACTACTTCACTGACAACATGGTGTGCTCTGGATTCATGCAAGGCGGAGCCAGCAGCTGCCAG GGAGACTCTGGCGGACCCCTAGTGTGTAATGGAGAGCTGCAGGGTATTGTATCCTGGGGTTACGATTGTGCTCAGGTTGGCCACCCCAGTGTCTATGTCAGAGTGTGTCGCTACAACAACTGGATTCACAGTGTGATAAGCAACAACTGA
- the LOC115824959 gene encoding trypsin-3-like has protein sequence MKALIVLVLLGTALAAPVEQSDEKVVGGYECPRHSVPYQASLNAGYHFCGGSLINSQWVLSAAHCFKSRIQVRLGEHDIAVNEGTEQIIDSAKLIRHPYYNSYNLDNDIMLIKLSRPAILNSYVQTVSLPSRCPQADENCMVSGWGNTITNGSDFPDRLQCLRQPIIDHRICRNAYPHLFTDNMVCSGFMHGGASSCQGDSGGPLVCNGQLQGVVSWGYECAQVGHPSVYARVCRYNNWIHSVISNN, from the exons ATGAAAGCCCTGATTGTCCTGGTCCTGCTCGGAACAGCAT TGGCTGCCCCTGTGGAGCAGAGCGATGAGAAGGTAGTTGGAGGCTATGAGTGTCCGAGGCACTCTGTACCCTACCAGGCCTCTCTGAACGCTGGATATCACTTCTGTGGTGGCTCCCTGATTAACAGCCAATGGGTCCTCTCAGCAGCTCACTGCTTCAAGTC TCGTATCCAGGTGCGTCTGGGTGAGCATGACATTGCTGTCAATGAGGGGACAGAGCAGATTATCGACTCTGCAAAGTTGATCAGGCACCCCTATTACAACAGCTACAACCTGGACAATGACATCATGCTGATTAAGCTGAGCCGCCCGGCGATTCTTAACAGCTACGTCCAGACAGTATCACTGCCCAGCCGCTGTCCACAGGCCGACGAGAACTGCATGGTCTCCGGCTGGGGCAACACCATCACCAATGGCAGTGA TTTCCCTGACAGGCTGCAGTGTCTAAGGCAGCCCATCATCGATCACAGAATCTGCCGAAACGCTTACCCACATCTCTTCACTGACAACATGGTGTGCTCTGGATTCATGCACGGCGGAGCCAGCAGCTGCCAG GGAGACTCTGGCGGACCCCTAGTGTGTAACGGACAGCTGCAGGGTGTTGTATCCTGGGGTTACGAGTGTGCTCAGGTTGGCCACCCCAGTGTCTATGCCAGAGTGTGTCGCTACAACAACTGGATTCACAGTGTGATAAGCAAcaactga